Below is a window of Haloterrigena alkaliphila DNA.
GCTGCGGACCTCGAAAACAGTCTCGCCGGCGTTCGGGACGCGATCGACGATCTCGAGTCGACGGCCGCCGAGGGCGAGCGAGTCGCCGCCGTCGAAGACGACCTCGCGGCCCTCGAGACCGAGTTCGACGACCTCCGGGACACCCTCGACGCCGTTTCGGAGACGGCGTCCGACCTCGAGACGCGAGCGGCCACCGCGGAGCGGGTCGACGACCTCGCGGCCGACCTCCAATCGGAGCTGACGGACGAAACCGACGCGCTCGAGACGCGGCTCGAATCGGTGGACGAGCGAGCTACGACCGTCGACGACCGGCTCGAGGACGTCGTCGAGGCCGTGGAGTCGGACGTCGACCGGATCGACGAGACCGTCTCCGATCTCGACGCCCGACTCGAGGCGCTGGACGAGACGTCGCCCGCTGGGGAGCCCGTCGCATCGCTCCGGGACGAACTCGCCGCCCTCGAGGAGGAGCTGGCGTCGCTCGAGGCGGCCCACGACGAGACCGCCGAGACGATCGCGACGCTGGAGACCGATCTCGAGGGGACGGCGGACGCTGCCCTCGCGGACCGCGTCGACACCGTGGCTGCTCGCGTCGACGAGGAGGCGAGTCGGACGGACGAACTGGCGACCGGCGTCGACCGGATCGACGATCTCGCCGGCCGCCTCGACGACCTCGCCGACCGCACCGATCGACTCGACGAGCGACTGAGCGATCACGACTCCCGATTCGAGGGGCAGGCCGAGACGCTGGCGGAACAGCGCGCGCGTCTCGAGTCGGTCGCCGCGGAGGTCGACGATCTCGCGGCGTCCGTCGAGACGCCGACCGACGGCTCGACGGTCGATTCTGTCACGACGGAACTCGAACAAGTCGACGAGCGTCTGGACGCGCTCGAGTCGGCGGGCGGACCAGAATCGAGCGAAGACGGCGATGCCGACGAAGCGAGCGACGGATCGAACGTCGTTGTCCCGCTCGCTGCCGGCGGCGGCGGTGCCGGCGTCGTCGCCGGCGGAACCGTCGCCCTCGCCGGCGACGGATCGATCGGCGCCGTCGCGGTCGTCATCGGCCTGCTCCTGCTCGGTGCCGCGATCGCCGTCGGGCGGTGAATCGCGGTCGACGGGCGCGGTCCGAACGATCGAATCCACGACTCCGTGGTCGACGAACGAACGGAAAACCGATTGCCGCTGCTCCCCGACGCGGGCGCGGTGACGACGACTCGACTACTCCCGGATCAGCTCGACGTTTCGCATCTCGCCCCCGCATCGCCGACAGGTGCTGACGAACGCGTCCGTGACGGTTTCACGGCGGCCACACGCGACGCACTCGTACTCGCGCGGTTCGGTGACTGACATGTGATAACATATGTACTGAAGCGTGTTAACTCTTTTCGTGGTAAATCTGTGATCGAGGCGATCGGGGCCGAATCCTGGCCGATTTCGGACTCGAGTCTCGTACTGCGACCGTCTCGAGGATTCGGTGATGGGCGTTCGTCGAAATTCAAAACCGAACCGATCAGGTGTGGACACAGCCTCGAAATAGGCCAATATCTCTTCCGTAGTATTGTGATTATATAACATACAAATTATAATAGATCTTAACCGGCTAAACTTATATGATAGTTCCTGATAGATTGGGGCACCAATGGCAGTCAACACGACGACGGACTGGAGCGACCCCGTTACCTGTCCCTTCTGTGGCGACGAGCTTGCCTCCCCCGGTGCCGGATTCGTCGACCATATCGACGAGAACGCGGCGTGCGAAACCGATTTCGAACACTGGCGAGAGAACATCGCCGGTGACCTCGCCGACGAGTGGTCCGGATAGGGGTCGGTTGCGGACGACGGCAGTATCGAATCGGCTTCTCGCTCGACATCGCGCGGACCGAGCTGCTGCTCCGGAACCGAGTCCGGGTTGTGGAAACTGAGACGACTCGTGTCGAGGCCGGTGGTGAGCGACGGCTTCGTCACGCCGCTGGGCCGACGAATCGAATCCTGGTGACCGATTGACCAGAATATTAGGGAATTTGCGGAGGTTTAGTTGTATGCGGCCGATATACCACTACTAGCGTAATCCTTATTCCGTGGTGTGCGATTGCAACACACGATGGTTCATCCGGCCCCAGACGTGCCAGACCGATCGTACTACGAGTGTTGCGAGTGTGGCTACCGAGAAGTCACCGACTCGCTCGAGTCCTGTCCGGACTGCGACGGACGGACGAGAAATATCGCGGTCCCCCGGGCGTAGGCGTTCGGATTGTGGCAGCCGCGGTCGCTCGGAGTGCGGCGGCCGCGGTCGCTCGGAGTGCGGCGGCCGCGGTCACTCGAAGTCCGGAGGCGGTCACTCGAAGTCCGGCAGATCCTCCGGCGGTTCGTACTCGGCTTCCCAGTCGACGTACTCCTCTTTGAGCGTCACCGAGACGATCTGGCCGAACTCGGTCAGTTCGGCGTTGATCGAGGAGACGGTCCCCCACGTATCGAGTTCGGGGTGGTACTCGCGGGCCTGCCAGTCCTCGGGGATCCCGGGCGCGTGGTAGCCGACTCTGTCGGCGAAATCGTCCCAGAAGAAGTCGAACCCCGCGAAGAGATCTAGATCCCTGGCGATTCCGTACTCCCGTTCCTCGAGGTCGGTATCCTCGCGCCACTCGTCGAACGCTTCCTCCCAGGCGCCTTCCTCGAGGAACGCCTGGAGTTCCTCGCGGCGGTAGTCGACGTCGCCGTCGGCGCTGATCGTCGCGTCCTCGTACTCGTTGGGGTCGACGAAGTCCAGTTCCGGCGGGTCGGGCGCCTCGACCTCGAGTGTCATAGTCGAGGGTAGGACGGGTCGGCGGATAAGAATTCCCACCTCGCGGTCGCCGGACCGCCGACGGACGGTCGCAGGCCCGGTCGGTCGGACGGCTCCGTTCGCGCCGCCGCGAGGATCCGGGGAGCCCTACTCCCAGTCGTAGCCGAATTCCTCGCTCCCGCGGTGGATGTAGTCGCTCTCGAGCACTTCGCTGACCGTCCGCGCGAGGTCGTCCAGCGCCTCTTCGATGTCGTCGATATCGTGGGCGTCGATGTCCTCGCGAGCGTCGGTCAGGTCGGCCGGAATCGGCGGAACGCGGTAGCCGACGTCCCCTGCGGCCCGGTTCCAGTAGAAGTCGAGTTCGTCGAGCAGCCCCCGCTCCCGGACGGCCCGGAACTCGCCTTCGTTCAGGTAGGTGTCGTCGGCCCACTCGTCGAACGCGTCCTCCCAGGCGCCCGCCTCGAGGAGGCCGGCGAGTTCGTCCCGGCGCGTGTCGTCTCCGGTCCGCTCCTCCGGTTCCTCGACGGCGTCGTAGTCGCCCGGATCCTCCGGCCCTCGAAGCGTCGGCGGCTCCGGAATCTCGATGTCGAGCGTCATACTCGACGTTCGTGCGGTAGACCGATGTGCGTTTCCCCGGCGAGAACCCGGCTCGGCACCGAGACGGACTCGCGTCGGTACCGCCGATCGCGAATACGGGTCCGCCGCCGACCGTCCGGCGAGTCGGCACAGTCCCGCACAGTTATTTCGAACGACAGCTAACTGTCGTGTATGGGCAGCGAGAGCGGCGGGCGAAGCTACAACCTCACGGAAATCTTCGCCATCAAGTTCGTTCTGGCCGACGTCCTGATCATCGCCGCGTTGCTACTGGCCGGGCCGCTGTACGCCCTCGGAATCACGGCGCTGTTCGTGGCCAGCACGTTCCTGATCTGGTATCTCACCCGGCGCAGCGAGCGGGCCGACGCCGAACGCGCGGCGGAACGGGCGGCCGAGGGAGACGCCGACGCCGACCACGCGGCCGAACACGACCCCGTCACGAGATTGCAGGAGCGGTACGCGGACGGCGAACTCTCCGAAGCGGAGTTCGAAGCGAAACTCGACCGACTGATCGAGTCCAACGAGCGGGCCGACGCCGCCGGCGTCGACACGG
It encodes the following:
- a CDS encoding rubrerythrin-like domain-containing protein, with product MVHPAPDVPDRSYYECCECGYREVTDSLESCPDCDGRTRNIAVPRA
- a CDS encoding rubrerythrin-like domain-containing protein, which produces MSVTEPREYECVACGRRETVTDAFVSTCRRCGGEMRNVELIRE
- a CDS encoding DUF7501 family protein produces the protein MAVNTTTDWSDPVTCPFCGDELASPGAGFVDHIDENAACETDFEHWRENIAGDLADEWSG
- a CDS encoding SHOCT domain-containing protein, which encodes MGSESGGRSYNLTEIFAIKFVLADVLIIAALLLAGPLYALGITALFVASTFLIWYLTRRSERADAERAAERAAEGDADADHAAEHDPVTRLQERYADGELSEAEFEAKLDRLIESNERADAAGVDTDELELERSR